The Lactobacillus sp. ESL0680 genome has a segment encoding these proteins:
- a CDS encoding NAD-dependent protein deacylase: MIDPKQITELKHDIDQAQHITFLTGAGVSTHSGIPDYRSKNGIYDGVSESPETILSAETLNSRPDFFYKFVMDNMYFPDAKPNAIHQKIAELCNEKGDLITQNVDHLDTKAGNQHVTEFHGNLYDIYCTKCHQPVAYAEYAKSFRHENCGGIIRPGIVLYGEAINGDNLSKSVNAMQNSDLVIISGTSFVVYPFAQLLSYRQNNAKVWAINKTEIPAAGISSIIADALDVFEQL, encoded by the coding sequence ATGATTGACCCAAAACAAATAACCGAATTAAAGCACGACATTGACCAAGCCCAACACATCACGTTTCTAACTGGTGCTGGTGTTTCTACCCATTCCGGCATCCCCGACTATCGCTCCAAAAACGGTATTTACGATGGCGTGTCCGAAAGTCCCGAGACCATTTTAAGCGCAGAAACGCTCAACAGTCGGCCTGACTTTTTCTACAAATTTGTCATGGATAACATGTACTTCCCTGATGCCAAGCCTAACGCCATCCACCAAAAAATCGCTGAGCTTTGCAATGAAAAAGGCGACTTGATTACCCAAAACGTTGACCATCTTGATACAAAAGCCGGCAATCAACACGTGACCGAATTTCACGGCAACCTTTACGATATTTACTGCACCAAGTGCCACCAACCTGTTGCTTACGCAGAATATGCCAAAAGCTTCCGCCACGAAAACTGCGGCGGCATCATTCGTCCCGGCATCGTGCTCTATGGTGAAGCCATCAACGGCGATAATTTATCCAAGTCCGTTAACGCCATGCAAAATTCTGACCTAGTAATTATTTCTGGAACAAGCTTCGTTGTTTATCCGTTCGCCCAATTATTGTCTTACCGGCAAAATAACGCCAAAGTTTGGGCAATTAATAAGACCGAAATTCCAGCAGCCGGCATTTCTTCAATTATCGCGGACGCGCTGGACGTTTTTGAACAACTCTAA
- a CDS encoding methylated-DNA--[protein]-cysteine S-methyltransferase — protein MANKNGLTYVGQKDLPTLSISHFYPTEKLLYDPAKLAPYIHELAEFLTGSRKEFDLPLSISQIVTPWQHKVLNQVRQIPYGQTISYQDLAQAINQPSAVRAVAHAVALNPVLFFIPCHRVIHADGTYGQYRLGKNYKKHLINLEKSF, from the coding sequence ATGGCAAACAAAAACGGTCTAACCTATGTTGGGCAAAAAGACTTGCCAACCTTATCAATCAGTCATTTTTATCCAACGGAAAAGTTATTATATGACCCAGCAAAACTAGCTCCCTACATTCACGAATTAGCCGAATTTTTAACTGGAAGTCGAAAGGAATTTGATTTACCGTTAAGTATCAGCCAAATAGTCACCCCTTGGCAGCACAAAGTGCTTAATCAAGTAAGACAAATTCCTTATGGCCAAACCATTAGTTATCAGGACTTGGCTCAGGCGATTAACCAGCCTAGTGCTGTCCGGGCAGTTGCTCATGCCGTTGCTCTTAATCCAGTATTATTTTTTATTCCCTGTCATCGGGTAATTCACGCTGATGGTACTTATGGGCAATATCGTTTGGGCAAAAACTATAAAAAGCACCTGATTAATTTAGAAAAGAGTTTTTAG